In one window of Drosophila ananassae strain 14024-0371.13 chromosome XR, ASM1763931v2, whole genome shotgun sequence DNA:
- the LOC6501878 gene encoding high mobility group protein DSP1 isoform X2, with amino-acid sequence MEHFHQIQQQLAAQQQQQVQQQQLQQHQVVVQQNQQQAHQNSSNTTAGVGTQQLFTYKMASSFPNPATTMAQVVATSNAAGTTGYDYRLNMAQAAAAAAVPGSQWWYSAANQGQVDANTAAQLQQQQQQQQQQQQQQQHQQQQQQQMQQQQQQQNVINSAGSPMIRGKADAKPRGRMTAYAYFVQTCREEHKKKHPDETVIFAEFSRKCAERWKTMVDKEKKRFHEMAEKDKQRYEAEMQNYVPPKGAVVGRGKKRKQIKDPNAPKRSLSAFFWFCNDERNKVKALNPEFGVGDIAKELGRKWSDVDPEVKQKYESMAERDKARYEREMTEYKTSGKIAMSAPSMQASMQAQAQKAALLAAAAQQQHQQLDEQHDDDDGDGDDDENQ; translated from the exons ATGGAACACTTTCATCAAATTCAG CAGCAACTGGCtgcgcaacaacaacagcaagtgcaacagcaacaactgcaGCAACATCAAGTGGTAGTGCAGCAGAACCAGCAGCAAGCACACCAGAATAGCTCCAACACCACGGCTGGCGTTGGCACCCAGCAGCTGTTTACGTACAAAATGGCCAGCAGCTTCCCAAACCCAGCCACAACAATGGCCCAAGTAGTGGCCACCTCAAACGCCGCCGGCACCACGGGCTATGACTACCGCTTGAATATGGCACAGGCTGCTGCAGCCGCCGCCGTTCCCGGCTCGCAATGGTGGTACTCAGCTGCCAACCAAGGTCAAGTGGACGCTAACACAGCTGCACagttacagcaacaacagcagcaacaacagcagcagcagcaacaacaacagcaccagcagcagcaacaacaacaaatgcaacaacagcagcagcaacagaatgTCATAAACTCAGCTGGG AGTCCAATGATCAGAGGAAAGGCAGACGCCAAACCCAGAGGCCGCATGACCGCCTACGCTTACTTTGTACAGACTTGCAGGGAGGAGCATAAAAAGAAACACCCCGATGAAACCGTGATATTTGCAGAATTCTCGCGAAAGTGCGCTGAGCGGTGGAAG ACAATGGTGGATAAGGAAAAGAAACGCTTTCACGAAATGGCCGAGAAGGATAAGCAACGCTACGAAGCGGAAATGCAAAACTATGTTCCACCTAAGGGGGCGGTCGTTGGCCGTggcaaaaaaaggaaacagaTTAAGGATCCCAACGCTCCAAAACGTTCATT gtCTGCGTTCTTCTGGTTCTGCAATGACGAGAGAAATAAAGTGAAGGCTCTGAATCCCGAGTTTGGTGTCGGCGACATTGCAAAGGAGCTGGGCCGAAAGTGGTCAGACGTTGATCCTGAGGTGAAACAGAAGTACGAGTCGATGGCGGAACGGGATAAGGCTCGATATGAACGg GAAATGACCGAGTACAAGACAAGTGGGAAAATAGCCATGTCTGCACCTTCAATGCAGGCGTCGATGCAGGCGCAGGCGCAGAAAGCCGCGTTACTTGCCGCCGCTgcacagcaacagcatcagcagctGGATGAACAGCACGACGACGATGACGGTGATGGCGATGATGACGAGAACCAATAG
- the LOC6501878 gene encoding high mobility group protein DSP1 isoform X3: MEHFHQIQQLAAQQQQQVQQQQLQQHQVVVQQNQQQAHQNSSNTTAGVGTQQLFTYKMASSFPNPATTMAQVVATSNAAGTTGYDYRLNMAQAAAAAAVPGSQWWYSAANQGQVDANTAAQLQQQQQQQQQQQQQQQHQQQQQQQMQQQQQQQNVINSAGSPMIRGKADAKPRGRMTAYAYFVQTCREEHKKKHPDETVIFAEFSRKCAERWKTMVDKEKKRFHEMAEKDKQRYEAEMQNYVPPKGAVVGRGKKRKQIKDPNAPKRSLSAFFWFCNDERNKVKALNPEFGVGDIAKELGRKWSDVDPEVKQKYESMAERDKARYEREMTEYKTSGKIAMSAPSMQASMQAQAQKAALLAAAAQQQHQQLDEQHDDDDGDGDDDENQ, translated from the exons ATGGAACACTTTCATCAAATTCAG CAACTGGCtgcgcaacaacaacagcaagtgcaacagcaacaactgcaGCAACATCAAGTGGTAGTGCAGCAGAACCAGCAGCAAGCACACCAGAATAGCTCCAACACCACGGCTGGCGTTGGCACCCAGCAGCTGTTTACGTACAAAATGGCCAGCAGCTTCCCAAACCCAGCCACAACAATGGCCCAAGTAGTGGCCACCTCAAACGCCGCCGGCACCACGGGCTATGACTACCGCTTGAATATGGCACAGGCTGCTGCAGCCGCCGCCGTTCCCGGCTCGCAATGGTGGTACTCAGCTGCCAACCAAGGTCAAGTGGACGCTAACACAGCTGCACagttacagcaacaacagcagcaacaacagcagcagcagcaacaacaacagcaccagcagcagcaacaacaacaaatgcaacaacagcagcagcaacagaatgTCATAAACTCAGCTGGG AGTCCAATGATCAGAGGAAAGGCAGACGCCAAACCCAGAGGCCGCATGACCGCCTACGCTTACTTTGTACAGACTTGCAGGGAGGAGCATAAAAAGAAACACCCCGATGAAACCGTGATATTTGCAGAATTCTCGCGAAAGTGCGCTGAGCGGTGGAAG ACAATGGTGGATAAGGAAAAGAAACGCTTTCACGAAATGGCCGAGAAGGATAAGCAACGCTACGAAGCGGAAATGCAAAACTATGTTCCACCTAAGGGGGCGGTCGTTGGCCGTggcaaaaaaaggaaacagaTTAAGGATCCCAACGCTCCAAAACGTTCATT gtCTGCGTTCTTCTGGTTCTGCAATGACGAGAGAAATAAAGTGAAGGCTCTGAATCCCGAGTTTGGTGTCGGCGACATTGCAAAGGAGCTGGGCCGAAAGTGGTCAGACGTTGATCCTGAGGTGAAACAGAAGTACGAGTCGATGGCGGAACGGGATAAGGCTCGATATGAACGg GAAATGACCGAGTACAAGACAAGTGGGAAAATAGCCATGTCTGCACCTTCAATGCAGGCGTCGATGCAGGCGCAGGCGCAGAAAGCCGCGTTACTTGCCGCCGCTgcacagcaacagcatcagcagctGGATGAACAGCACGACGACGATGACGGTGATGGCGATGATGACGAGAACCAATAG
- the LOC6501878 gene encoding high mobility group protein DSP1 isoform X1: MLVQLLSPRQQLQQLAAQQQQQVQQQQLQQHQVVVQQNQQQAHQNSSNTTAGVGTQQLFTYKMASSFPNPATTMAQVVATSNAAGTTGYDYRLNMAQAAAAAAVPGSQWWYSAANQGQVDANTAAQLQQQQQQQQQQQQQQQHQQQQQQQMQQQQQQQNVINSAGSPMIRGKADAKPRGRMTAYAYFVQTCREEHKKKHPDETVIFAEFSRKCAERWKTMVDKEKKRFHEMAEKDKQRYEAEMQNYVPPKGAVVGRGKKRKQIKDPNAPKRSLSAFFWFCNDERNKVKALNPEFGVGDIAKELGRKWSDVDPEVKQKYESMAERDKARYEREMTEYKTSGKIAMSAPSMQASMQAQAQKAALLAAAAQQQHQQLDEQHDDDDGDGDDDENQ; encoded by the exons ATGCTTGTTCAGCTCTTATCCCCACGCCAACAGCTG CAGCAACTGGCtgcgcaacaacaacagcaagtgcaacagcaacaactgcaGCAACATCAAGTGGTAGTGCAGCAGAACCAGCAGCAAGCACACCAGAATAGCTCCAACACCACGGCTGGCGTTGGCACCCAGCAGCTGTTTACGTACAAAATGGCCAGCAGCTTCCCAAACCCAGCCACAACAATGGCCCAAGTAGTGGCCACCTCAAACGCCGCCGGCACCACGGGCTATGACTACCGCTTGAATATGGCACAGGCTGCTGCAGCCGCCGCCGTTCCCGGCTCGCAATGGTGGTACTCAGCTGCCAACCAAGGTCAAGTGGACGCTAACACAGCTGCACagttacagcaacaacagcagcaacaacagcagcagcagcaacaacaacagcaccagcagcagcaacaacaacaaatgcaacaacagcagcagcaacagaatgTCATAAACTCAGCTGGG AGTCCAATGATCAGAGGAAAGGCAGACGCCAAACCCAGAGGCCGCATGACCGCCTACGCTTACTTTGTACAGACTTGCAGGGAGGAGCATAAAAAGAAACACCCCGATGAAACCGTGATATTTGCAGAATTCTCGCGAAAGTGCGCTGAGCGGTGGAAG ACAATGGTGGATAAGGAAAAGAAACGCTTTCACGAAATGGCCGAGAAGGATAAGCAACGCTACGAAGCGGAAATGCAAAACTATGTTCCACCTAAGGGGGCGGTCGTTGGCCGTggcaaaaaaaggaaacagaTTAAGGATCCCAACGCTCCAAAACGTTCATT gtCTGCGTTCTTCTGGTTCTGCAATGACGAGAGAAATAAAGTGAAGGCTCTGAATCCCGAGTTTGGTGTCGGCGACATTGCAAAGGAGCTGGGCCGAAAGTGGTCAGACGTTGATCCTGAGGTGAAACAGAAGTACGAGTCGATGGCGGAACGGGATAAGGCTCGATATGAACGg GAAATGACCGAGTACAAGACAAGTGGGAAAATAGCCATGTCTGCACCTTCAATGCAGGCGTCGATGCAGGCGCAGGCGCAGAAAGCCGCGTTACTTGCCGCCGCTgcacagcaacagcatcagcagctGGATGAACAGCACGACGACGATGACGGTGATGGCGATGATGACGAGAACCAATAG